Proteins from one Phocoena sinus isolate mPhoSin1 chromosome 8, mPhoSin1.pri, whole genome shotgun sequence genomic window:
- the IZUMO1R gene encoding sperm-egg fusion protein Juno, with product MGCWWQLLLGLWAVPPTWAGRELLNICMNAKPHKPAPSPEAKLYEECIPWKDSACCTANTSWEAHLDVSLLYNFSLVHCGLMMPDCQKHFLQAICFYECSPNLGPWIQRLDPRGQAERILDAPLCREDCEQWWADCRTSYTCKSNWHGGWTWRRGKPRCPARALCHPFLHYFPTPADLCEKIWSNSFKASPEHRTSGRCLQKWFKPAGVNPNEAVARLFASPAPSWGLSDTLLAFSLFLLLLSREPLLLAHTPALAQL from the exons ATGGGGTGTTGGTGGCAGCTCCTGCTGGGGCTGTGGGCAGTCCCACCCACGTGGGCTGGGCGCGAGCTGCTCAACATCTGCATGAACGCCAAGCCCCACAAGCCAGCGCCCAGCCCGGAGGCCAAGCTCTACGAGGAG TGCATCCCCTGGAAGGACAGTGCCTGCTGCACGGCCAACACGAGCTGGGAAGCCCACCTGGATGTGTCCCTGCTCTACAACTTCAGCTTGGTTCACTGCGGATTGATGATGCCGGACTGTCAGAAGCACTTCCTGCAGGCCATCTGCTTCTACGAGTGCTCCCCCAACCTGGGGCCTTGGATCCAGCGG CTGGACCCGCGTGGGCAGGCGGAGCGGATTCTGGACGCGCCCCTGTGCCGGGAGGACTGTGAACAGTGGTGGGCTGACTGCCGCACATCCTACACCTGCAAATCCAACTGGCACGGCGGCTGGACCTGGAGGCGGG GGAAGCCCCGCTGCCCTGCCAGAGCCCTCTGTCACCCTTTCCTGCATTACTTCCCCACCCCGGCTGACCTATGTGAGAAGATCTGGAGCAACTCCTTCAAGGCAAGCCCAGAGCACAGGACCAGCGGGCGGTGTCTGCAGAAGTGGTTCAAGCCTGCCGGGGTCAACCCCAATGAGGCTGTGGCCCGCCTCTTCGCCAGCCCTGCCCCGTCCTGGGGGCTCTCTGACACGCTCCTGGCTTTCTCTCTGTTCCTGCTGCTTCTTTCCCGAGAGCCCCTCCTCCTTGCACACACTCCTGCACTTGCCCAGCTGTAG